The region TCGGTGAGGCCGGCGCCCGAGAGGGCCTTCTCCGCGGTGGGGACCAGGGCGTCCTCCGCGACCATCCCGACCGCGCCGGAGTGCCCGAGGATGAACGCGATCTCCTCCGCGCCGAGCATGAAGTTGACCGGGACCAGCACCACGCCGAGCTTCGCGGTGGCGAAGACGAGCACCGCGTACTGCCAGGAGTTGTGGCTGAGCAGCGCCAGCCGGTCCCCCTTGGCCAGCCCGCGGTCCGCGAGGGCGTGGGCGCAGCGGTTCACCGCGACGTCGAACTCGGCGAAGGTCACCCGGCGCTCGCCCGCGACCACGGCGAGCTTGTCCGGGTAGCGCAGCGCGGTACGGCGCAGCAGGTCGCCGACCGAGTGCTGGCGCGCACGGGCGATCGACTCGGCGGTGGCGGGGGTGAAGGGCACGACGTCGGACACGCCCGAATACTGCACAACGGCCGAGCGGTTGGCCAGACCGTCCTGCGAGGCCGGACGACCTCACGCCGTGGTCAGGATCCGCGGGCCGTCCTCGGTGATCGCGATCGTGTGCTCCGCGTGCGCGGCCCGGGATCCGTCCGCCGTGCGCAGGGTCCAGCCGTCCGGGTCGTGCCGGTAGGCGTCCGTGCCGCCCGCGATCAACATCGGCTCGATCGCGATGACCAGCCCGGGGCGCAGGATCAGCCCGCGCCCGGCCGTCGCCTCGTTGGGGACGTGCGGCTCCTCGTGCATCGACCGGCCGACACCGTGCCCACCGTGGTCGGCCAGCATCCCGTAGCCCGCACCTCGCGCGACCCGGGCGATCGCGTGTCCGACGTCGCCGAGCCGGGCGCCCGGGACCGCCGCGGCGATGCCCGCGGCGAGCGAGCGCTCCGTCGCCTCGACCAGGGCCAGGTCGCCGGGGTCCGCCGGTGCGCCGACGACCATGCTGAACGCCGCGTCCGCACACCAGCCGTTCAGATGGACGGCGCAGTCGACGCTGAGCAGGTCCCCCGCCCGGAGCTTCGTGCGGCCGGGGATTCCGTGCACCACGGCGTCGTTGACGCTCACGCAGAGCACGCCCGGGTACGGCATCGGCGCCCAGCGCGGGTGGTAGCCGAGAAAGCTCGGCCGCACCCCGGCCTCGCGCATCAGCCGGTGGGCCAGCCGGTCCAGGTCGGCCGTGCGCACACCCGGCGCGGCCGCCTCACGCACCGCGGCGAGGATGTCGTGGACGACGGTGCCGGCCGCGTCGACGGCGTCGACCTCGGTACGGGTCTTCATCTCGATCACGCGATAACTATACCGGTATTACTATTCGGGCATGGTGCGCATCCCGCTGACCCCCGCCGACCGCGAGCGCGGGGAGCGGCTCGGCGCCGTCCTGCGCGGGGCCCGAGGGGAGCGCAGCATCGGCGAGGTCGCGGCCCTCGCCGGCATCTCCGCCGAGACGCTCCGGAAGATCGAGACGGGACGCATCCCCACCCCGGCGTTCTTCACCGTCGCCGCGCTCGCCGCCGTCCTCGACCTGTCCCTCGATCGACTCTCGGGCGCCACCGAGGCGGTCCGAACAGGGAGAACCTAGACTTCCGATCACCGGTGGCCGATCGTCACCGTCTGCCACCCCCGGAGGTCCGTGTGTCCACCCCACCCATCGATCCGCCCGTGGACGCCGAGGAGGCGAACCTCGCGGTCGGCAAGCAGAAGCGCGCCGCCGCCGGCCTCCCCGCGGTCCGGGTGAGCCTCACCCGGGCGGTCAGGCAGATGGGGGTCGCGAAGACCGCCCGGAACCTGCTGAAGCTCAACCAGGCCGAGGGTTTCGACTGCATGAGCTGCGCGTGGCCGGACCCGTCGCCGGAGCACCGGCACACCGCGGAGTTCTGCGAGAACGGCGCGAAGGCCGTCGCGTGGGAGGGCACCCGCTCGCGGGTGGACCGCGAGTTCTTCCGCGCCCATCCGGTGTCGGACCTGCAGACGCGCACCGAGTACTGGCTGGAGAAGCAGGGCCGGCTCACCGAGCCGATGGTCCGCCGCCCCGGTGGGACGCACTACGAGCCGCTGAGCTGGGAGGACGCTTTCTCGATCATCGGCGCGGAGCTCACCGCCCTGGACAGCCCGGACGAGGCGCTCTTCTACACCTCCGGGCGGGCGTCGAACGAGGCGGCGTTCGTCTACCAGCTCTTCGCCCGCGCGTTCGGCACGAACAACCTGCCGGACTGCTCGAACATGTGCCACGAGTCGACGTCCGTGGGCCTGGCCGAGACGATCGGGATCGGCAAGGGCTCGGTATCGCTGCAGGACCTGCACGAGGCCGAGCTGATCGTCATCTCCGGGCAGAACCCCGGCACGAACCACCCGCGCATGCTCTCCGCGCTGGAGATCGCGAAGAAGAACGGGGCGAAGATCCTCGCGATCAACCCGCTGCGCGAGGCCGGGCTGCTCAAGTTCGACAACCCGCAGAACGCGCGCGGCCTGACCGGCCTGGGCACGGACCTGGCGGACCGGTTCCTGCAGATCCGTTCGGACGGAGACCTGGCGCTGTGGCAGGCGTTCGGGCTGCTCCTGCTCGAGGCCGAGGACCGCACCCCGGGCACCGTCGCGGACCGGGACTTCATCTCCCGCCACACCCTCGGGTACACCGAGTGGGAGAAGAACGTCCGCAACCTGGACAAGCAGAAGGTGCTGGAGGCGACCGGGCTCGAGTGGTCGGAGATCGAGGCCGCGGCGGACATGCTGCTCGCCTCGAAGCGCACCGTGCACTGCTGGGCGATGGGTATCACCCAGCACCGCAACGCCGTCGCGACGATCAAGGAGTTCGTCAACGTCGCACTGTTCCAGGGCATGATCGGCAAGCCCGGCGCCGGGCTGTGCCCGGTCCGCGGCCACTCCAACGTCCAGGGCGACCGGACGATGGGGATCTGGGAGAAGGCCCCGGACACCTTCCTGGACGCCCTGGGCGCGGAGTTCGGTTTCGAACCCCCGCGCGAGCACGGCCACGACGCCGTGGCGTCGGTCCAGGCCCTGCGCGACGGCAGGGCGAAGGTCTTCATCGGGCTCGGCGGGAACTTCGTCGCGGCGATGTCGGACACGGCGGTCACCGAGGCCGCCATGCGCAAGGCGTCGCTGACCGTGCACGTCTCCACGAAGCTCAACCGCTCGCACGTCACCACCGGCAGGACGGCGCTGATCCTGCCGACGCTGGGTCGCACCGAGCGCGACCTCACCGGCGGGCGCGAGCAGCGCGTCACGGTGGAGGACTCGATGTCGGCGGTACACGCCTCCCGCGGCCGGGCGACGCCGGCGAGTCCGATGCTGCGCTCCGAGGTCGACATCATCTGCGGTATCGCCCGCGCCACCCTCGGGGAGCGCCACGACATCCCGTGGGCGGAGTTCGCGCAGGACTACGACGCCATCCGGCGACGGATCGGCCGGGTCGTCCCGGGCTGCGAGGCCTACGCGGACAAGATCGAGCTGCGCGGCGGGTTCGTCCTGCCCCACCCGCCACGGGACACCCGCACCTTTCCCACGAAGGAGAAGAAGGCGATCTTCTCGGTCAGCCCGGTCGAGGTCACCTCGGTGCCCGAGGGCCGGCTGGTCCTGCAGACCCTGCGCAGCCACGACCAGTTCAACACCACGATCTACGGACTCGACGACCGCTACCGCGGCATCCACTCCGGACGTCGCGTCGTGTTCGTCTCCGCGGCGGACCTGAACGAGCTGGGGTTCCGGGACGGGGACACGGTGAACCTCGTCAGTGAGTGGGAGGACGGCGTGACCCGGCGCGCGGACGCGTTCCGGCTCGTCGAGTACTCCACCCCGAAGGGCTGCATCGCCGCCTACTACCCGGAGACCAACCCGCTGATCCCGTTGGAGTCGCAGGCGATCGCGAGCGGCACCCCGACGTCGAAGTGGGTCGTCGTCCGGTTCGAACGCGCCTGATCCCCGTCGTTCCGAAGCGGCGTTCCGGCATTCGGCCGGGACGCCGCTTCACGCGTCTGCACACCATTGCCCGGCGCCGCGTCCGCATTCCTCGACCCGCAGTGCCCGATGCACGGGGTCGGGAAATATGACGCCGGCCCATTCTTCGCGGCACACCCCGGGTGTCCGAGCGAAACAACGTCACCGCTACTCCGTGCGCATGAAATCGCGTCGCGGGCCGAACCGGTAGTCCGTCGTCGCAGAAGCGACCCGCGATACCGCGTCCCGATTCTGTGTTCCCGTCGGGTTGAGCGAGAATGCAGGTTGGTAATCCCGTATTCGTGTGTGCGGGAGCGGGCTACCGGAGGCGGAGAGCGACCTTGCCGCGCGTGTGGCCGTGCTCCACCGCC is a window of Pseudonocardia sp. T1-2H DNA encoding:
- a CDS encoding FdhF/YdeP family oxidoreductase yields the protein MSTPPIDPPVDAEEANLAVGKQKRAAAGLPAVRVSLTRAVRQMGVAKTARNLLKLNQAEGFDCMSCAWPDPSPEHRHTAEFCENGAKAVAWEGTRSRVDREFFRAHPVSDLQTRTEYWLEKQGRLTEPMVRRPGGTHYEPLSWEDAFSIIGAELTALDSPDEALFYTSGRASNEAAFVYQLFARAFGTNNLPDCSNMCHESTSVGLAETIGIGKGSVSLQDLHEAELIVISGQNPGTNHPRMLSALEIAKKNGAKILAINPLREAGLLKFDNPQNARGLTGLGTDLADRFLQIRSDGDLALWQAFGLLLLEAEDRTPGTVADRDFISRHTLGYTEWEKNVRNLDKQKVLEATGLEWSEIEAAADMLLASKRTVHCWAMGITQHRNAVATIKEFVNVALFQGMIGKPGAGLCPVRGHSNVQGDRTMGIWEKAPDTFLDALGAEFGFEPPREHGHDAVASVQALRDGRAKVFIGLGGNFVAAMSDTAVTEAAMRKASLTVHVSTKLNRSHVTTGRTALILPTLGRTERDLTGGREQRVTVEDSMSAVHASRGRATPASPMLRSEVDIICGIARATLGERHDIPWAEFAQDYDAIRRRIGRVVPGCEAYADKIELRGGFVLPHPPRDTRTFPTKEKKAIFSVSPVEVTSVPEGRLVLQTLRSHDQFNTTIYGLDDRYRGIHSGRRVVFVSAADLNELGFRDGDTVNLVSEWEDGVTRRADAFRLVEYSTPKGCIAAYYPETNPLIPLESQAIASGTPTSKWVVVRFERA
- the map gene encoding type I methionyl aminopeptidase, with amino-acid sequence MIEMKTRTEVDAVDAAGTVVHDILAAVREAAAPGVRTADLDRLAHRLMREAGVRPSFLGYHPRWAPMPYPGVLCVSVNDAVVHGIPGRTKLRAGDLLSVDCAVHLNGWCADAAFSMVVGAPADPGDLALVEATERSLAAGIAAAVPGARLGDVGHAIARVARGAGYGMLADHGGHGVGRSMHEEPHVPNEATAGRGLILRPGLVIAIEPMLIAGGTDAYRHDPDGWTLRTADGSRAAHAEHTIAITEDGPRILTTA
- a CDS encoding helix-turn-helix domain-containing protein, whose product is MVRIPLTPADRERGERLGAVLRGARGERSIGEVAALAGISAETLRKIETGRIPTPAFFTVAALAAVLDLSLDRLSGATEAVRTGRT